A single genomic interval of Penaeus monodon isolate SGIC_2016 unplaced genomic scaffold, NSTDA_Pmon_1 PmonScaffold_9707, whole genome shotgun sequence harbors:
- the LOC119572115 gene encoding urokinase-type plasminogen activator-like, protein MVGWGESDFDAGAKSRPREVTTFVLPESWCDNVSFGSATYTSSKICAGDNTYSRSGCRGDSGGPLACLTRGRYTLYGLLSSGTACVVDSIALPDSYTRIVKYVRWIQEKIASAGGRQSG, encoded by the coding sequence GCGAAATCCCGGCCGCGCGAGGTGACCACCTTCGTGTTGCCAGAATCCTGGTGTGACAACGTCTCCTTCGGCAGCGCTACCTACACTTCCTCAAAAATATGCGCAGGCGATAACACGTACAGTCGGAGCGGCTGTCGTGGCGACTCGGGGGGTCCCTTGGCCTGTCTCACGAGGGGCAGGTACACGCTTTACGGCTTGCTATCCTCCGGTACCGCCTGCGTGGTCGACAGCATTGCCCTTCCTGACAGCTACACGAGGATAGTCAAGTACGTGCGCTGGATTCAGGAGAAGATTGCATCGGCCGGGGGACGCCAGAGTGGCTAG